In Sulfitobacter albidus, the following proteins share a genomic window:
- the ubiE gene encoding bifunctional demethylmenaquinone methyltransferase/2-methoxy-6-polyprenyl-1,4-benzoquinol methylase UbiE: protein MTDKTTHFGAQTIPEDEKAGRVRTLFSDVANKYDIMNDVMSVGIHRLWKEAMMDWLAPRPGQRLLDVAGGTGDVSFKFLKRAGHGHATVCDLTEGMLNEGRKRAEADAMGDSLDWVVGDAMALPFEDNTFDVYTISFGIRNVTRPQEALNEAYRVLKPGGRLMVLEFSQLPNPAMQKAYDLYSFNVIPKMGEIIANDRDSYQYLVESIRNFPDQETFLGMVRAAGFEQAKYRNLSMGIACLHSGWKI from the coding sequence ATGACCGACAAGACCACGCATTTCGGCGCCCAGACAATCCCCGAGGATGAGAAGGCCGGCCGCGTGCGCACGCTCTTCTCTGACGTGGCCAACAAATACGACATTATGAACGACGTGATGAGCGTCGGCATCCACCGTCTCTGGAAAGAGGCGATGATGGATTGGCTCGCCCCGCGTCCCGGCCAGCGCCTGCTGGATGTGGCGGGTGGCACGGGCGACGTGTCGTTCAAATTCCTCAAACGCGCGGGCCACGGCCATGCAACCGTCTGCGACCTGACTGAAGGGATGCTGAACGAGGGCCGCAAACGCGCCGAAGCCGACGCCATGGGTGATAGCCTTGATTGGGTGGTGGGCGACGCGATGGCCCTGCCGTTCGAGGACAATACATTCGACGTCTACACGATCTCTTTTGGCATCCGGAACGTCACCCGCCCGCAGGAGGCGCTGAACGAGGCGTACCGCGTCCTCAAACCCGGTGGCCGGCTGATGGTGCTGGAATTCAGCCAGCTGCCCAACCCGGCCATGCAAAAGGCCTACGACCTCTACAGCTTCAACGTGATCCCCAAGATGGGCGAGATCATCGCGAACGACCGCGACAGCTATCAGTACCTCGTCGAATCGATCCGCAACTTCCCCGATCAGGAGACCTTCCTCGGCATGGTGCGCGCGGCGGGGTTTGAGCAGGCGAAATACCGGAACCTGTCGATGGGCATTGCCTGCCTGCACTCCGGCTGGAAGATCTGA
- the rpsT gene encoding 30S ribosomal protein S20, with protein sequence MANSPQAKKRARQNEKRFAVNKARRSRIRTYLRAVEEALASGDQAAAAAALKAAQPELMRGVTKGVFHKNTASRKMSRLAARVKALG encoded by the coding sequence ATGGCAAACTCCCCACAGGCAAAGAAACGCGCCCGTCAGAACGAAAAGCGTTTTGCCGTCAACAAGGCGCGTCGTTCGCGCATCCGCACCTATCTGCGTGCCGTCGAAGAGGCGCTCGCCTCTGGCGATCAGGCCGCCGCTGCCGCCGCGCTGAAAGCGGCCCAGCCGGAGCTGATGCGGGGCGTTACAAAAGGCGTCTTTCACAAGAACACCGCGTCACGCAAAATGTCGCGTCTGGCCGCCCGGGTCAAAGCGCTCGGCTGA
- the recF gene encoding DNA replication/repair protein RecF (All proteins in this family for which functions are known are DNA-binding proteins that assist the filamentation of RecA onto DNA for the initiation of recombination or recombinational repair.) produces MAGLYLSQLTLSHYRSHKRAVMDVDARPVAITGNNGAGKTNVLEALSLLSPGRGLRRASAEDMTRRPEALGWKITAILHGPTGVHEIEIVSEKGAARQTRIDGKPAPQTALGRIARVLWLIPSMDRLWIEGAEGRRRFLDRMTLSFLPDHADLSLTYEKAMRERNRLLKDMVREPSWYTALEARMAEAGAAIHHNRLMALSALEEAQEAAQTAFPTATLTLECDMPEDTEALRAALADNRMRDLSAGRTLIGPHRADLHGVYAAKGVAARDCSTGEQKALLVSLILANARALAADFGAPPLLLLDEVAAHLDAGRRAALYDEIAALGAQAWMTGTEDGLFEALGDRGQRLEVVEQDGLSQVILSP; encoded by the coding sequence ATGGCGGGGCTCTACCTCTCTCAACTTACGCTGTCGCACTACCGCAGCCACAAGCGCGCGGTCATGGACGTTGACGCGCGGCCCGTGGCGATCACGGGCAACAATGGCGCGGGCAAGACCAACGTATTGGAGGCGCTGTCGCTGTTGTCGCCCGGGCGCGGGCTGCGCCGGGCGAGTGCGGAGGACATGACGCGACGGCCCGAGGCGTTGGGCTGGAAGATCACGGCAATCCTGCACGGACCCACAGGCGTACATGAGATCGAGATCGTCTCGGAAAAAGGCGCGGCCCGGCAGACACGTATCGACGGCAAGCCCGCGCCGCAAACGGCGCTGGGGCGCATTGCGCGGGTGCTGTGGCTCATCCCCTCGATGGACCGGCTGTGGATCGAGGGCGCCGAGGGGCGGCGGCGGTTTCTGGACCGCATGACGCTGAGTTTTCTGCCCGATCACGCCGATCTGTCGCTGACCTATGAAAAGGCGATGCGCGAGCGCAATCGCCTGCTCAAGGACATGGTGCGCGAGCCGTCGTGGTACACAGCGCTTGAGGCGCGCATGGCCGAGGCGGGGGCGGCGATCCATCACAATCGGCTCATGGCGCTTTCCGCGCTGGAGGAGGCGCAGGAGGCGGCGCAGACGGCCTTCCCCACCGCCACGCTGACGCTGGAATGTGACATGCCCGAGGACACCGAGGCCCTGCGCGCCGCGCTGGCCGATAACCGCATGCGTGATCTGTCCGCTGGCCGCACGCTGATCGGGCCGCACCGGGCGGATCTGCACGGGGTCTATGCGGCCAAGGGGGTCGCGGCGCGCGATTGCTCCACCGGGGAGCAGAAGGCGCTGCTGGTCTCATTGATCCTCGCCAACGCGCGCGCGCTGGCGGCGGATTTTGGCGCGCCACCGCTGTTGTTGCTCGACGAAGTCGCCGCACATCTGGACGCGGGACGGCGCGCGGCGCTTTACGACGAGATCGCGGCACTGGGCGCGCAGGCCTGGATGACGGGCACCGAGGACGGGCTCTTCGAGGCGTTGGGAGACCGCGGGCAGCGCCTTGAAGTGGTTGAGCAGGACGGGCTTTCGCAGGTCATTCTCAGCCCCTGA
- the mutM gene encoding bifunctional DNA-formamidopyrimidine glycosylase/DNA-(apurinic or apyrimidinic site) lyase produces MPELPEVETVRRGLAPVMEGAVIARAEVNRPDLRWPFPANMAERLTGQRVERLRRRSKYILADLSSGETLLVHLGMSGRMLVSGDPLGAFVHDHPAPEKHDHVVLHMASGARVTFNDPRRFGAMDLMATGHEATHKLLERLGPEPLGNDFHEGVLIDAFAGKAAPVKSALLDQRIVAGLGNIYVCEALFRGGIHPRRHAGRIGRARVAGLVPIIREVLAEAIEAGGSSLRDFKQADGELGYFQHSFDVYGREGEACRRPGCAGRIARIVQSGRSSFYCTVCQR; encoded by the coding sequence ATGCCGGAGCTGCCCGAAGTCGAAACCGTGCGCCGTGGGCTTGCCCCCGTGATGGAGGGCGCGGTGATTGCGCGCGCGGAGGTGAACCGGCCCGATCTGCGCTGGCCCTTCCCGGCCAATATGGCCGAGCGGCTGACCGGCCAGCGGGTCGAGCGGCTGCGCCGACGGTCGAAGTACATTCTGGCGGATCTGTCGTCAGGGGAGACGCTGCTGGTGCATCTGGGGATGTCGGGGCGGATGCTGGTGTCGGGCGATCCGCTGGGGGCGTTCGTGCATGACCACCCGGCGCCGGAAAAGCACGACCATGTGGTGCTGCACATGGCAAGCGGCGCGCGGGTGACGTTCAACGACCCCAGGCGATTCGGGGCGATGGACCTGATGGCGACGGGGCATGAGGCGACGCATAAGCTGTTGGAAAGGCTGGGGCCGGAGCCACTGGGCAATGATTTTCACGAGGGCGTGCTGATCGATGCTTTTGCTGGGAAGGCCGCACCGGTGAAATCGGCGTTGCTGGATCAGCGGATCGTGGCGGGGCTGGGCAATATCTACGTCTGCGAGGCGCTCTTCCGTGGCGGCATCCACCCGCGCCGCCACGCCGGGCGGATCGGGCGCGCGCGGGTGGCGGGGCTGGTGCCGATCATCCGCGAGGTGCTGGCAGAGGCGATCGAGGCGGGCGGATCAAGCCTGCGCGATTTCAAGCAAGCCGATGGAGAGCTTGGATATTTTCAGCACAGCTTTGACGTTTACGGGCGCGAGGGGGAGGCCTGCCGGCGCCCCGGCTGCGCCGGGCGCATCGCGCGGATCGTGCAGTCGGGCCGGTCGTCTTTCTATTGCACCGTGTGTCAAAGATAG
- the gyrB gene encoding DNA topoisomerase (ATP-hydrolyzing) subunit B encodes MSETEQTPEDYGANSIKVLKGLEAVRKRPGMYIGDTDDGSGLHHMVYEVVDNGIDEALAGHADRVTVTIHDDSSVSVSDNGRGIPVGIHEEEGVSAAEVIMTQLHAGGKFDSNSYKVSGGLHGVGVSVVNALSDWLELRIWREGKEHIARFEGGFTTKHLEVLGDTDRTGTEVRFLAATSTFSNLEYSFETLEKRLRELAFLNSGVRIILRDERPAEALETELYYEGGVKEFVKYLDRNKSSVMTDPIFITGEKDDIGVEVAMWWNDSYHENVLPFTNNIPQRDGGTHMAGFRGALTRTINNYAQSSGIAKREKVTFTGDDAREGLTCVLSVKVPDPKFSSQTKDKLVSSEVRPAVEGLVNEKLAEWFEENPNEAKVIVGKIIEAALAREAARKARDLTRRKNPMDVNFLAGKLKDCSEKDPSKTEVFLVEGDSAGGSAQTGRDRQTQAILPLKGKILNVERARFDRMLGSQEIGNLVMALGTGIGRDEFNLAKLRYHKIVIMTDADVDGAHIRTLLLTFFYRQMPELIENGHLYIAQPPLYKVSRGKSEVYLKDQAAMEEYLIQQGIDGAMLKQGNGEEISGQDLARVVDMARQLRRVLEAFPTHYPRHILEQAAIAGAFVQGAVDRDLQGVADRVAARLDLIALEYERGWQGRITQDHGIRLARILRGVEEVRTLDGKILRGGEAKKSGSFTEHLQDVYNAPATLVRKDRTQLIHGPMDLLDAILKEGEKGLSLQRYKGLGEMNPDQLWETTLDPDARTLLQVKVEDMAEADDLFTKLMGDVVEPRREFIQQNALNVENLDF; translated from the coding sequence ATGTCCGAGACAGAGCAGACACCCGAAGACTACGGCGCCAATTCCATCAAGGTTCTCAAGGGGTTGGAGGCCGTTCGCAAGCGTCCGGGCATGTATATCGGCGACACGGATGACGGATCGGGCCTGCACCACATGGTCTATGAGGTTGTCGACAACGGTATCGACGAGGCGCTGGCCGGTCACGCGGACCGGGTGACGGTGACGATCCACGACGACAGCTCTGTTTCCGTGTCCGACAACGGGCGCGGCATTCCCGTGGGCATCCACGAGGAAGAGGGCGTCTCGGCAGCCGAGGTCATCATGACCCAGCTGCACGCAGGCGGGAAATTTGACAGCAATTCCTACAAGGTGTCGGGCGGTCTGCACGGCGTTGGCGTATCGGTCGTGAACGCGTTGAGCGATTGGCTGGAGCTGCGGATCTGGCGCGAGGGCAAAGAGCATATCGCGCGGTTCGAAGGCGGGTTCACGACCAAGCACCTCGAAGTGCTGGGCGATACGGACCGCACGGGCACCGAAGTGCGGTTCCTCGCTGCGACATCGACGTTTTCCAACCTCGAGTACAGCTTCGAGACGTTGGAAAAGCGCCTGCGGGAGCTGGCGTTCCTGAACTCGGGCGTGCGGATCATCCTGCGCGACGAGCGCCCGGCGGAGGCGTTGGAGACGGAGCTGTATTACGAAGGTGGCGTCAAGGAATTCGTGAAATACCTCGACCGCAACAAATCCTCGGTGATGACCGATCCGATTTTCATCACCGGTGAAAAGGATGACATCGGGGTTGAGGTCGCGATGTGGTGGAACGACAGCTACCACGAGAACGTGCTGCCCTTTACCAACAACATCCCGCAGCGCGATGGCGGCACGCATATGGCCGGTTTCCGGGGTGCGCTGACGCGGACGATCAACAACTACGCGCAATCGAGCGGCATCGCCAAGCGCGAGAAGGTGACATTCACCGGAGACGACGCCCGCGAGGGACTGACCTGCGTGCTTTCGGTGAAGGTGCCGGATCCGAAGTTTTCCAGCCAGACGAAGGACAAGCTTGTCTCCTCCGAGGTGCGCCCGGCGGTCGAGGGGTTGGTCAACGAAAAGCTGGCCGAGTGGTTCGAGGAGAACCCCAACGAGGCCAAGGTCATCGTGGGCAAGATCATCGAGGCGGCGCTGGCGCGCGAGGCGGCGCGCAAGGCCCGCGATCTGACGCGGCGCAAGAACCCGATGGACGTGAATTTCCTCGCCGGAAAGCTCAAGGATTGTTCGGAAAAGGATCCAAGCAAGACCGAAGTTTTCCTCGTCGAGGGGGATTCGGCTGGCGGGTCGGCGCAGACGGGGCGTGACCGGCAGACGCAGGCGATCCTGCCGCTTAAGGGCAAGATCCTGAACGTGGAGCGGGCGCGGTTCGACCGGATGCTGGGCAGCCAGGAGATCGGGAACCTCGTGATGGCGCTGGGCACCGGGATCGGACGGGATGAGTTCAATTTGGCCAAGCTGCGCTACCACAAGATCGTGATCATGACGGATGCGGACGTGGACGGCGCGCATATCCGCACGCTGCTGCTCACGTTCTTCTACCGGCAGATGCCCGAGTTGATCGAGAACGGGCATCTCTATATCGCGCAGCCGCCGCTCTATAAGGTGAGCCGCGGGAAATCCGAGGTCTATCTGAAAGATCAGGCAGCGATGGAGGAATATCTGATCCAGCAGGGCATCGACGGGGCGATGTTGAAACAGGGCAACGGCGAGGAGATCAGCGGGCAGGATCTGGCCCGCGTGGTCGATATGGCGCGGCAGTTGCGGCGCGTGCTGGAAGCGTTCCCGACGCATTACCCGCGCCACATCCTTGAGCAAGCGGCGATCGCCGGCGCTTTCGTACAGGGCGCGGTGGACCGCGATTTGCAGGGCGTGGCGGACCGCGTTGCAGCGCGGCTGGACCTGATCGCGCTGGAATACGAGCGTGGCTGGCAGGGGCGGATCACGCAGGATCACGGCATCCGGCTGGCGCGCATTCTGCGCGGCGTCGAAGAGGTGCGCACACTGGACGGCAAGATTTTGCGCGGCGGCGAGGCCAAGAAATCCGGCAGCTTTACCGAGCATTTGCAGGACGTCTACAACGCGCCCGCCACGCTGGTGCGCAAGGATCGTACGCAGCTGATCCACGGACCGATGGACCTGCTGGATGCGATCCTGAAGGAAGGCGAAAAGGGCCTGTCGCTGCAACGCTACAAGGGTTTGGGCGAGATGAACCCGGATCAGCTGTGGGAAACCACGCTGGACCCGGACGCACGCACGCTATTGCAGGTCAAGGTCGAGGATATGGCCGAGGCCGACGATCTGTTCACCAAGCTGATGGGCGACGTGGTGGAGCCGCGCCGCGAATTCATCCAGCAGAACGCGCTGAACGTCGAGAATCTGGACTTTTGA
- a CDS encoding enoyl-CoA hydratase, whose amino-acid sequence MAYETIILDVDNHVATVTLNRPDALNALNGQLMKELADCLKGCQDNDKVRCIIITGSEKAFAAGADIAMMKDKSFVDAFAGDLFTPETDQIMRVRKPIIAAVSGYALGGGCELAMMCDFIIASESAKFGQPEINLGVVAGIGGTQRLTRIVGKSKAMDMNLTGRFMDADEAERSGLASRVVPVKKLMEEAQGAAQKIAEKSMISVMVVKEAVNRAYEVPLREGLLFERRMFHALFATEDQAEGMGAFLEKREAQFRDR is encoded by the coding sequence ATGGCATATGAAACGATCATCCTCGACGTTGATAACCACGTGGCGACGGTCACGCTCAATCGGCCGGACGCGCTGAACGCGCTGAACGGACAGCTGATGAAAGAGCTCGCCGATTGCCTGAAGGGCTGTCAGGACAACGACAAGGTGCGCTGCATCATCATCACCGGGTCGGAGAAGGCCTTTGCCGCCGGGGCGGATATCGCGATGATGAAGGACAAAAGCTTTGTCGATGCGTTTGCGGGAGATCTGTTCACACCCGAGACCGACCAGATCATGCGCGTGCGCAAGCCGATTATCGCCGCAGTGTCGGGCTATGCGCTGGGCGGCGGGTGCGAGCTGGCGATGATGTGCGATTTCATCATCGCCTCCGAGAGCGCCAAGTTCGGCCAACCCGAGATCAACCTGGGCGTTGTGGCGGGCATCGGCGGCACGCAGCGGCTGACGCGAATCGTTGGCAAATCAAAGGCGATGGATATGAACCTGACGGGCCGCTTCATGGATGCGGATGAGGCCGAACGCTCGGGTCTCGCGTCGCGTGTCGTACCGGTCAAGAAGCTGATGGAAGAAGCGCAGGGTGCTGCGCAGAAGATCGCGGAGAAATCCATGATCTCGGTCATGGTGGTCAAGGAGGCGGTGAACCGCGCCTATGAGGTGCCGCTGCGCGAGGGGCTGCTGTTTGAGCGGCGCATGTTCCATGCGCTGTTCGCGACCGAGGATCAGGCCGAGGGCATGGGCGCCTTTCTGGAAAAGCGCGAAGCGCAGTTCCGCGACCGCTGA
- the dnaN gene encoding DNA polymerase III subunit beta gives MKVSIERAALLKAVSQAQSVVERRNTIPILANVLIEAEGSDVTFRATDLDIEVVDSAPAQVERAGATTVSATTLHEIVRKLPDGALVSLTADSAAGRLTVEAGRSNFSLATLPKEDFPVMASSEYASNFTAGAAVLRRLFDKSKFAISTEETRYYLNGVYMHIADGDGGKMLRCVATDGHRLARIDADMPEGAADMAGVIVPRKTVGELRKLLDDDDMQIAVSVSETKVRFATPQITLTSKVIDGTFPDYTRVIPQGNTRKLEVDAADFAKAVDRVATVSSERSRAVKLQLDEDRLVLSVNAPDSGAAEEELAVAYADERLEIGFNAKYLLEIASQVDRENAVFLFNSSGDPTLMREGNDQSAVYVVMPMRV, from the coding sequence ATGAAAGTCAGCATCGAACGCGCCGCCTTGCTCAAGGCGGTCTCTCAGGCCCAATCCGTTGTGGAGCGGCGCAATACCATCCCGATCCTCGCCAATGTTCTGATCGAGGCCGAAGGCAGCGACGTGACCTTCCGCGCGACGGATCTGGATATCGAAGTGGTCGACAGCGCGCCCGCACAGGTCGAACGCGCCGGCGCCACGACCGTATCGGCCACCACGCTGCACGAGATCGTGCGCAAGCTGCCCGATGGCGCGCTGGTATCGCTGACCGCCGATAGTGCGGCGGGGCGGCTGACGGTTGAGGCCGGGCGGTCGAACTTTTCGCTCGCGACGCTGCCGAAGGAGGATTTCCCGGTGATGGCCTCGTCGGAATATGCGTCGAATTTCACCGCCGGGGCGGCGGTGCTGCGGCGGCTGTTCGACAAGTCGAAATTCGCGATCTCGACGGAGGAGACGCGGTATTACCTCAACGGTGTCTACATGCACATCGCCGATGGCGACGGTGGCAAGATGCTGCGCTGCGTGGCAACGGACGGGCACCGTCTGGCGCGCATCGACGCGGATATGCCCGAGGGCGCGGCGGACATGGCCGGCGTGATCGTGCCGCGCAAGACCGTGGGCGAGCTGCGCAAGCTTCTCGACGATGATGACATGCAGATCGCCGTATCGGTGTCCGAGACCAAGGTCCGCTTTGCCACGCCGCAGATCACGCTGACGTCGAAGGTGATCGACGGGACCTTCCCCGACTATACCCGCGTCATCCCGCAGGGTAACACGCGCAAGCTGGAGGTGGATGCCGCCGATTTCGCCAAGGCGGTGGACCGGGTCGCGACCGTCTCTTCAGAGCGCTCGCGTGCGGTGAAGCTGCAGCTGGACGAGGACCGTCTGGTGCTGTCGGTGAACGCGCCGGATTCGGGCGCCGCAGAGGAAGAGCTGGCCGTCGCCTACGCCGACGAACGGCTGGAGATCGGGTTTAACGCAAAATATCTGCTTGAGATCGCGAGCCAGGTGGACCGCGAGAACGCGGTGTTCCTGTTCAACTCTTCGGGTGATCCCACGCTGATGCGTGAGGGGAATGACCAATCCGCGGTCTATGTCGTCATGCCGATGCGGGTGTGA
- the dnaA gene encoding chromosomal replication initiator protein DnaA, translating into MTTDEWGNVKKRLLKTVGQNNFTTWIDPLALDASEDGVATINVPTTFFGNYVSRTFSDLILHEMKAFDSTLSRVNFTVANRDRKIAAARTAVESDPVPRAAPAPKPKMAQASDYAAPLERRFTFDTFVVGKPNELAHAAARRVAEGGPVTFNPLFLYGGVGLGKTHLMHAIAQELLQRRPDLNVLYLSAEQFMYRFVQALRDRKMMDFKQIFRSVDILMVDDVQFIAGKDSTQEEFFHTFNALVDQNKQIIISADRAPHEIKDLEERVKSRLQCGLVVDLHPTDYELRLGILQNKVETHRTSYPELELDDGILEFLAHRISNNVRVLEGALTRLFAFASLVGRKIDLDLTQDCLADVLRASERKITVEEIQTKVSAHYNIRISDMVGPKRLRSYARPRQVAMYLCKQLTSRSLPEIGRRFGGRDHTTVMHGVKRIEELRVSDGQIAEDLELLRRALEA; encoded by the coding sequence ATGACGACGGACGAATGGGGCAACGTCAAGAAACGTCTTCTCAAGACGGTAGGGCAGAACAATTTCACGACATGGATCGACCCGCTGGCGCTGGATGCGTCAGAGGACGGTGTGGCGACGATCAACGTGCCCACGACCTTTTTCGGCAATTACGTCAGCCGCACATTCTCGGACCTGATCCTGCACGAGATGAAGGCGTTTGACAGCACGTTGTCGCGCGTGAATTTCACCGTTGCCAATCGCGACCGCAAGATCGCCGCCGCCCGTACCGCGGTAGAAAGCGACCCCGTGCCGCGCGCCGCCCCCGCGCCAAAGCCAAAGATGGCGCAGGCCAGCGACTACGCCGCGCCGCTGGAACGCCGGTTTACCTTTGACACCTTTGTTGTGGGCAAACCCAACGAGCTGGCCCATGCCGCCGCGCGGCGTGTGGCCGAGGGCGGGCCGGTCACGTTCAACCCGCTGTTTCTGTACGGGGGCGTCGGGCTGGGCAAGACCCACCTGATGCACGCGATCGCGCAGGAGCTTTTGCAGCGGCGCCCCGACCTCAACGTGCTGTATCTGTCCGCAGAGCAGTTCATGTACCGCTTTGTGCAGGCCTTGCGCGATCGCAAGATGATGGATTTCAAACAGATCTTCCGCTCGGTCGATATCCTGATGGTCGACGATGTGCAGTTCATCGCGGGCAAGGACAGCACGCAGGAAGAATTCTTTCACACCTTCAACGCACTGGTGGATCAGAACAAGCAAATCATCATCTCCGCCGACCGCGCGCCGCATGAGATCAAGGATCTTGAAGAGCGTGTGAAATCGCGATTGCAATGCGGCTTGGTCGTGGATCTGCATCCGACCGATTACGAGCTGCGACTGGGCATTTTGCAGAACAAGGTCGAAACCCACCGCACCTCCTACCCGGAGCTGGAGCTGGACGACGGGATCCTCGAATTCCTTGCGCACCGGATTTCCAACAACGTGCGTGTGCTTGAGGGCGCGCTGACGCGGCTGTTTGCCTTTGCCTCGCTGGTGGGACGCAAGATCGATCTGGATCTGACGCAGGATTGCCTGGCCGACGTGCTGCGCGCGTCCGAGCGCAAGATCACCGTCGAAGAGATCCAGACCAAAGTGTCGGCGCATTACAACATCCGCATCAGCGACATGGTCGGGCCCAAGCGGCTGCGCAGCTACGCGCGCCCGCGACAGGTGGCGATGTACCTGTGCAAACAGCTCACCAGCCGGTCGCTGCCCGAGATCGGGCGCCGTTTCGGCGGGCGCGATCACACCACCGTCATGCACGGCGTCAAGCGCATCGAAGAGCTGCGCGTGTCCGACGGACAGATCGCGGAGGATCTGGAGCTGCTGCGGCGCGCGCTGGAGGCGTAG